A window of Rhododendron vialii isolate Sample 1 chromosome 11a, ASM3025357v1 contains these coding sequences:
- the LOC131307942 gene encoding uncharacterized protein LOC131307942 isoform X2: MAHWTQTSFTAAPCVQDGLSLRVESNHYRDSPSAKGFTEVTEARTVRILNEGSSKNLINERLDCPPFPMFRLCQNIGSGFDPKNDPDAFFNVRASRPQIESNVEATQILPYRFGKGKAPVSSSFTSRQELNQLSSVLASKDHLSSINLTTFGHEGPGYNGPSALLVGEKKLDNHSTLVKSGTSVSGWRNACQSLLDPFAGNYRLPILFGDCSKKVETRVPNCFPSSSSPPPEATKTDSFHGGYSLQKMPSYAHNMESMRICSTKSTEGFGGGPGAFSQTTRNLLCMKKADVNLSGEKQIFRESNVSSKLKRNMFGELLSLSQPLGQNPHTLKLQPLGCSAESEGANNTEVEAPEVLLKNESSAETDTMDMDAYKEQNYRSGVNFSLSNKDIMTGQTPPFQPTITSTREEVGHRWPITTLPDINEEVPVLPVAGSSLDNEEPTTSRTQSLDAQHLLSHTEHPTQSKSAHCPDDPTRLEPGSRWLKRFKLSASDSFVLGTKSSNLGELPSHEKVNKLFGKIFEGSKSSSSETMSHKNHGKEERAKDQTAIVLLNGESSSAETAKKGQDILLSNPWIKRWCRHGTHQTKKAEAMVVCEPLSTKMEFDDLQNKQFPSIAAMALMGKAMSGFQPCKFQRRGSFVIWNSKCF; encoded by the exons ATGGCACATTGGACACAGACAAGCTTTACTGCAGCACCTTGTGTACAAGATGGTTTATCTCTTCGTGTTGAGAGCAATCATTATCGTGATTCTCCATCTGCCAAGGGATTTACAGAAGTCACTGAAGCCAGAACTGTGAGAATCCTGAACGAGGgaagttcaaaaaatttgatcaatgaaagaTTAGATTGCCCACCATTTCCAATGTTCAGACTTTGCCAAAATATTGGTAGTGGGTTTGATCCAAAAAATGACCCGGACGCTTTTTTCAATGTGCGAGCATCAAGGCCCCAAATTGAAAGCAATGTTGAGGCAACTCAGATTCTGCCCTACAGATTTGGCAAAGGAAAAGCTCCAGTGTCTTCATCATTCACGAGTAGACAAGAACTTAACCAACTAAGCTCTGTTTTAGCATCCAAAGACCACTTATCGAGTATTAATTTGACAACTTTTGGACATGAGGGCCCTGGTTATAATGGTCCTTCTGCACTTTTGGTTGGTGAGAAGAAACTGGATAACCACTCAACCCTTGTGAAATCTGGAACTTCTGTCTCGGGGTGGAGAAATGCATGCCAGTCGCTACTGGATCCCTTTGCAGGAAATTACCGTTTGCCGATACTTTTTGGAGATTGCTCCAAGAAGGTGGAAACACGTGTTCCTAATTGTTTTCCTAGCAGTAGCAGTCCCCCCCCAGAAGCAACAAAAACAGACAGTTTCCATGGGGGTTACTCTTTGCAAAAGATGCCAAGTTATGCCCATAATATGGAAAGTATGAGAATTTGTAGTACAAAATCTACAGAGGGGTTTGGTGGAGGTCCTGGCGCATTTTCTCAGACAACTCGTAATTTGTTATGCATGAAGAAGGCAGATGTTAACTTGTCCGGAGAGAAGCAGATATTCAGAGAGTCAAATGTATCTTCCAAACTAAAAAGAAATATGTTTGGTGAACTACTCAGTTTATCTCAGCCTTTGGGTCAGAACCCACATACATTAAAGCTTCAGCCTCTTGGTTGCTCCGCTGAGAGTGAGGGGGCAAATAATACTGAAGTTGAAGCTCCTGAAGTTCTTTTAAAGAATGAATCATCGGCCGAGACTGATACCATGGACATGGATGCTTACAAGGAGCAGAACTATCGTTCAG GTGTAAATTTTTCCCTCTCCAACAAG GATATCATGACGGGCCAAACGCCACCATTTCAACCTACAATTACATCAACTAGAGAGGAAGTCGGACACAGATGGCCTATCACAACGTTACCTGATATCAATGAAGAAGTTCCTGTCCTTCCAGTTGCAGGAAGCTCATTGGACAATGAGGAGCCCACCACTTCAAGAACTCAGAGTTTGGATGCACAACACCTCCTTTCCCATACTGAACATCCCACTCAATCAAAATCAGCTCATTGCCCTGATGATCCCACAAGGCTAGAACCGGGCAGCAGATGGCTTAAGCGTTTCAAGTTGAGTGCCTCAGATTCATTTGTACTCGGCACTAAAAGCTCAAATTTGGGTGAACTGCCATCTCATGAAAAGGTAAATAAATTATTCGGCAAAATTTTCGAAGGCAGCAAAAGTAGCAGCTCGGAGACAATGTCCCATAAAAATCATGGCAAAGAAGAGAGAGCCAAAGATCAGACTGCAATTGTATTGCTGAATGGTGAGTCATCTTCTGCGGAAACAGCAAAGAAGGGTCAAGATATacttctttcaaatccttggatAAAAAGGTGGTGTCGTCATGGAACTCATCAGACAAAAAAGGCTGAAGCAATGGTAGTTTGTGAACCACTGAGTACGAAGATGGAATTTGATGACCTTCAAAATAAGCAGTTTCCGAGTATTGCTGCTATGGCTCTGATGGGGAAGGCCATGAGTGGTTTTCAACCATGTAAATTCCAGAGAAGGGGTTCATTTGTAATTTGGAATTCCAAATGCTTCTGA
- the LOC131307942 gene encoding uncharacterized protein LOC131307942 isoform X1 — MSDQVAQSYHGADEKSGQSVHSYQSVWMAHWTQTSFTAAPCVQDGLSLRVESNHYRDSPSAKGFTEVTEARTVRILNEGSSKNLINERLDCPPFPMFRLCQNIGSGFDPKNDPDAFFNVRASRPQIESNVEATQILPYRFGKGKAPVSSSFTSRQELNQLSSVLASKDHLSSINLTTFGHEGPGYNGPSALLVGEKKLDNHSTLVKSGTSVSGWRNACQSLLDPFAGNYRLPILFGDCSKKVETRVPNCFPSSSSPPPEATKTDSFHGGYSLQKMPSYAHNMESMRICSTKSTEGFGGGPGAFSQTTRNLLCMKKADVNLSGEKQIFRESNVSSKLKRNMFGELLSLSQPLGQNPHTLKLQPLGCSAESEGANNTEVEAPEVLLKNESSAETDTMDMDAYKEQNYRSGVNFSLSNKDIMTGQTPPFQPTITSTREEVGHRWPITTLPDINEEVPVLPVAGSSLDNEEPTTSRTQSLDAQHLLSHTEHPTQSKSAHCPDDPTRLEPGSRWLKRFKLSASDSFVLGTKSSNLGELPSHEKVNKLFGKIFEGSKSSSSETMSHKNHGKEERAKDQTAIVLLNGESSSAETAKKGQDILLSNPWIKRWCRHGTHQTKKAEAMVVCEPLSTKMEFDDLQNKQFPSIAAMALMGKAMSGFQPCKFQRRGSFVIWNSKCF; from the exons ATGTCTGACCAGGTAGCACAGTCATATCATGGCGCCGATGAGAAATCTGGACAATCCGTGCATTCATATCAGTCTGTTTGGATGGCACATTGGACACAGACAAGCTTTACTGCAGCACCTTGTGTACAAGATGGTTTATCTCTTCGTGTTGAGAGCAATCATTATCGTGATTCTCCATCTGCCAAGGGATTTACAGAAGTCACTGAAGCCAGAACTGTGAGAATCCTGAACGAGGgaagttcaaaaaatttgatcaatgaaagaTTAGATTGCCCACCATTTCCAATGTTCAGACTTTGCCAAAATATTGGTAGTGGGTTTGATCCAAAAAATGACCCGGACGCTTTTTTCAATGTGCGAGCATCAAGGCCCCAAATTGAAAGCAATGTTGAGGCAACTCAGATTCTGCCCTACAGATTTGGCAAAGGAAAAGCTCCAGTGTCTTCATCATTCACGAGTAGACAAGAACTTAACCAACTAAGCTCTGTTTTAGCATCCAAAGACCACTTATCGAGTATTAATTTGACAACTTTTGGACATGAGGGCCCTGGTTATAATGGTCCTTCTGCACTTTTGGTTGGTGAGAAGAAACTGGATAACCACTCAACCCTTGTGAAATCTGGAACTTCTGTCTCGGGGTGGAGAAATGCATGCCAGTCGCTACTGGATCCCTTTGCAGGAAATTACCGTTTGCCGATACTTTTTGGAGATTGCTCCAAGAAGGTGGAAACACGTGTTCCTAATTGTTTTCCTAGCAGTAGCAGTCCCCCCCCAGAAGCAACAAAAACAGACAGTTTCCATGGGGGTTACTCTTTGCAAAAGATGCCAAGTTATGCCCATAATATGGAAAGTATGAGAATTTGTAGTACAAAATCTACAGAGGGGTTTGGTGGAGGTCCTGGCGCATTTTCTCAGACAACTCGTAATTTGTTATGCATGAAGAAGGCAGATGTTAACTTGTCCGGAGAGAAGCAGATATTCAGAGAGTCAAATGTATCTTCCAAACTAAAAAGAAATATGTTTGGTGAACTACTCAGTTTATCTCAGCCTTTGGGTCAGAACCCACATACATTAAAGCTTCAGCCTCTTGGTTGCTCCGCTGAGAGTGAGGGGGCAAATAATACTGAAGTTGAAGCTCCTGAAGTTCTTTTAAAGAATGAATCATCGGCCGAGACTGATACCATGGACATGGATGCTTACAAGGAGCAGAACTATCGTTCAG GTGTAAATTTTTCCCTCTCCAACAAG GATATCATGACGGGCCAAACGCCACCATTTCAACCTACAATTACATCAACTAGAGAGGAAGTCGGACACAGATGGCCTATCACAACGTTACCTGATATCAATGAAGAAGTTCCTGTCCTTCCAGTTGCAGGAAGCTCATTGGACAATGAGGAGCCCACCACTTCAAGAACTCAGAGTTTGGATGCACAACACCTCCTTTCCCATACTGAACATCCCACTCAATCAAAATCAGCTCATTGCCCTGATGATCCCACAAGGCTAGAACCGGGCAGCAGATGGCTTAAGCGTTTCAAGTTGAGTGCCTCAGATTCATTTGTACTCGGCACTAAAAGCTCAAATTTGGGTGAACTGCCATCTCATGAAAAGGTAAATAAATTATTCGGCAAAATTTTCGAAGGCAGCAAAAGTAGCAGCTCGGAGACAATGTCCCATAAAAATCATGGCAAAGAAGAGAGAGCCAAAGATCAGACTGCAATTGTATTGCTGAATGGTGAGTCATCTTCTGCGGAAACAGCAAAGAAGGGTCAAGATATacttctttcaaatccttggatAAAAAGGTGGTGTCGTCATGGAACTCATCAGACAAAAAAGGCTGAAGCAATGGTAGTTTGTGAACCACTGAGTACGAAGATGGAATTTGATGACCTTCAAAATAAGCAGTTTCCGAGTATTGCTGCTATGGCTCTGATGGGGAAGGCCATGAGTGGTTTTCAACCATGTAAATTCCAGAGAAGGGGTTCATTTGTAATTTGGAATTCCAAATGCTTCTGA
- the LOC131307943 gene encoding small ribosomal subunit protein eS25, with protein MAPKKEKAPPPSSKPAKSGGGKQKKKKWSKGKQKEKVNNMVLFDKATYDKLLSEAPKYKLITPSILSDRLRVNGSLARKAIKDLMARGLIRMVSAHASQQIYTRATNT; from the exons ATG GCTCCGAAGAAGGAAAAGGCTCCTCCCCCGTCATCCAAGCCAGCCAAGTCCGGCGGCGGCAAGCAAAAGAAGAAG AAGTGGAGCAAGGGAAAGCAAAAGGAGAAGGTGAACAACATGGTGTTGTTTGACAAGGCTACCTATGACAAGCTTCTCTCTGAAGCCCCCAAGTACAAGCTCATCACCCCTTCCATTCTCTCTGATCGTCTCAGG GTTAATGGATCTCTGGCAAGGAAGGCTATTAAAGATCTGATGGCAAGAGGTCTGATTAGGATGGTTTCTGCCCATGCAAGCCAGCAGATTTATACTAGAGCAACCAACACCTAG